GTTCTCCAGCTCGACCGGCGTCGGGTCGAGGCCGAGGTCGCGCAGCTCCTTCTCGACGTCCTTGCGGTCGCGTCCGACGTAGGCCGCCGGGTCGACCTCGACGGTGGCGGGCTCCGGCGACTCCGTCTCGGTCGGGGTCTCCGTGGGCGTCTCCGTCGGGGTCTCCGTGGGCGTCTCGGTCGGGGTCTCGGTGGGTGTCCCGGTCGGCGTCTGCGACGGCTCGGGCGTCTGCGAGGGGGTGTCGGTCTGACCTGAGGTGGAGTCGGTGTCGTCGCGGGTGCCGAGCCACACCGCCAGCAGCACGGCCGCGAGCACGGCGGCGATGCCGAGCAGCAGCGGCCACGGCACCGGCGTACGCCGTCGGGCGGGCGCGGGCGCGGGAACAGGGGCGGCAGCGGCGGGCGCGGCCGGCGCCACGGCCGGCATCACCTGCGTCGAGGAGCCGGCCGGCGGCACCACGGCCGGTGCGACCACGGTCGCGGCCCCGGCGGGCTCACGCAGCGCGCGGGCGAGCTCGGCGCCGTCGGAGTAGCGGTCCCCGGGCGCCTTGGACAGCGCACGGCGTACGACGGCAGCGAGGTCGCCCGGCACGGAGGCGGGCAGGTCGGGCACCGGGTCGCGCAGGTGGGCGATCGCGGTGGCCACGGCGCTGTCGGCGACGAAGGGCTTGCGCCCGGCGAGGCACTCGAAGGCGACGACGCCGAGCGAGTAGACGTCGGAGGCGGCGCTCGCGGTGCCGCCCTCGGCCTGCTCGGGGGAGATGTAGGCGGGCGTGCCCATCACCTCGCCGGTCCTGGTCAGCGCCATGCCCTCCGCGGCGCGCGCGATGCCGAAGTCGGTGACCTTGACCCGCCTGTCGGGCGTGACGAGCAGGTTGGCGGGCTTGACGTCGCGGTGCACGATGCCGGCGGCGTGGGCCACGCCGAGCGCGTCGGCGGCCTGCGCGAGCAGGTCCTGCGCGGCTGCGGGGTCGAGCGGTGCGTCGGGGCGCAGCAGCGCCGACAGGGGCTGGCCCTCGACGAGCTCCATCACGAGGTAGGGGCGCGGGGTTCCCGAGCCGTCGTCGAGGGAGCTCTCGCCGTAGTCGAACACCGACGCGATGCCGGGGTGCTGGAGGGCTGCCGCGTGGCGGGCCTCGGTCTCGAAGCGGGTGCGGAAGAGCGCGTCGTCGGCGTACTCGGTCTTGAGCACCTTCACCGCGACGGCACGGTCGAGCACGGTGTCGCGGGCCGACCAGACCTCGCCCATGCCGCCGGTGGCGATGCGGGACTCCAGGACGTAGCGGCGGGCGTCGTCGACGTGGCCGCCCGGGGACAGGGTGGTCACCGGTTGATCACCGCCTCCATGACCGCCTTGGCGATCGGTCCGCCGAGGGCGCCGCCGCCGATCTCGTCGGGGGAGGTGTCGCTCGACTCCACCAGCACCGCGACCGCGACCTTCGGGTCCTCGGCGGGGGCGAAGGAGACGAACCACGCGTAGGGCGGACGGTCGCCGCTCGACTGCGCCGTGCCGGTCTTGCCGGCGACCTCGACGCCCGGGATCTGCGCCGGGGAGGCGGTCCCGGAGTCGACCGTGGCCACCATCATCTCGGTGAGCTCGTCGGCGGTGCTGCTCGAGATGGCCTTGCTGATCGTCTCCGGGTCGGTGCGGTCCAGGACCGACAGGTTGGGAGCGCGCACCTCGTCGACGACATAGGGGCGCATCACGTCACCGTCGTTGGCGATCGCGGCGGCCACCATCGCCATCTGCAGGGGAGTGGCGGTGACGCTGGACTGGCCGATGCCGGACATCGCGGTCTGAGGGGCGTCCATGTCGCGCGGGTAGAGCGACTTCGCCTGGCCGGGGAGGTCCTCCAGCGAGGTGGAGTTGAAGCCGAAGGCCTCAGCCTGGTCGGCCATCGCCTCGGTGCCGAGCTCGTTGGCCAGGCTGAGGAACGTGACGTTGCAGGAGACCTGCAGCGCCTGCGTCATCGTGATCCGCCGCCCGCCGCAGTTGCCGCCGTCGTAGTTGCCGATGGTGGTCGACGACTGGGGCAGCTGGTAGCGGAAGCCACCGGGCACCATCGAGTCGGCGTCGTAGTCGCCGGACTCGATCGCGGCCGCCGCAGTGACGAGCTTGAAGGTCGACCCCGGAGGCAGGGTGGTGGCGATGGCACGGTTGACCAGCGGCTCGCGCGGGTCTTCGTTGAGACGTTCGCTCGCCTCGCTCACCGCGCCGAAGTCGTGGGAGGCCAGGACGTTGGGGTCGTAGCTCGGGGTCGATGCCATCGCCAGGACCCGACCGGTCGTCGGCTCGAGGGCCACGACCGCGCCCTGGGCGTCGCCGGGGAGCGCCTCGAGGCCGTTCCACGCAGCGTCCTGCGCGGCCGCGTCGAGGGTCAGCTGGACGTTGCCGCCCTTGGGGTCGCTGTTGCTGAGCATGTCGACGAGGCGGGTCACGAACAGGCGCGAGTCGTCGCCGGAGAGGACCGCGTTCTGGGAGCGCTCGACGCCGGTCTGGCTGAAGTAGGCGAAGTAGCCGGTGACGTGGGCGTACTTGAAGGGCTCGGAGTAGGTCCGCTGGAAGCGGTACTTGTCGTCGGACGGCACGCTGCGCGCGATCGCCTCGTCGCCGACCAGGATCGCCCCGCGCTCGCGGGAGTAGGTCGCGGTGAGGATGCGGCGGTTGCGCGGGTCCTCCGACAGCTCGTCGGCGCGGACGTACATCAGGTAGGTCGAGTTGACCAGCAGCGCCATGAAGAGGACGAGGCAGAAGACCGCGACGACGCGGATGGGCTTGTTCACCGCAGCTTCACCACCTGGGTGTGCTCGCTGTCGGCGGCCGAGTCGTCGACCGGGTCCAGTCGCGGTGCCGGGCGCCGCGCCTGGTCGGAGATGCGCAGCAGGAGGGCGATGACCACCCAGTTGGCGACCAGCGAGGAGCCTCCGTAGGAGAGGAACGGGGTGGTGAGGCCGGTCAGCGGGATGAGGCCGGTGACACCGCCGATGACGACGAAGACCTGGAGGGCGAAGATCGCGCCGAGGCCGACCGCCATCAGCTTGCCGAAGCCGTCGCGGGAGATCAGCGCGATGCGCAGGGCGCGCTCGACGATCAGGCCGTAGCAGAGCACGATCGCCATGACCGCGGTCAGACCGAGCTCCTCACCGATCGTGGAGACGATGAAGTCGGAGTAGGCGAACGGCACGCGCTCGGGGAAGCCGTCGCCGAAGCCGCGGCCGATCAACCCGCCCCAGCCCTGCCCGAAGAGAGCCTCGACGAGCTGGAAGCTGCCGGGCGAGTCGTCGTAGTAGTCCAGCGGGTCCAGCCAGAAGTTGAAACGGTTCTGCACGTTGCCGACGAACGTGTACGCCGCCAGCGCGCCGGCCGCGAACAGGGCGGCCCCCACGACGAGCCAGCCGGGCCGCTCGGTGGCGACGTAGAGCATCGCCAGGAAGAGGCCGAAGAACAGCAGCGAGGAGCCCAGGTCGTTCTGGAGCACCAGGATCATCATCGAGATGCCGAACATCGCCATGATCGGGCCCAGGTCGCGCCCGCGCGGGAGGTCGACGAAGACCACGCGCCGGCCCGCGAGCGCGAGCGCGTCGCGGTGCAGGACGAGGTAGCCGGAGAAGGCGATCACCAGCATCACCTTCGCCACCTCGCCCGGCTGGAAGCTGAAGCCGGCGACGTTGATCCAGATGCGGGCACCGTTGATCTCGCGGCCGATCAGCGGGAGGAACGGCAGGACGAGCAGCACGATGCCGGTCAGGCCGGCGGTGTAGGTGAAGCGCTGCAGCACGCGGTGGTCGCGCATGAGCACCAGCGTGACGATGAAGAGCACGACGCCGAGCGTCATCCACACCAGCTGCTGGCGGGCGAACGTGTGCGGGTCGCCGAGCGCCTCGTAGGTGATGTCGAGGCGGCGGAGGATGGCCAGTCCGAACCCGTTGAGCGCGGCCACCAGCGGCAGCAGCACCGGGTCGGCGTACGGCGCGACGATGCGCACGGTCACGTGGGCGGCGACGATCAGCGCGGTGAGCCAGCCGCCGTAGCCGACGATGTCGGCCGGCACCTGACCCTCGAGGCCCAGGCCGACCGCGGCGTAGGCGCCGATGCCGACCGCGAGGGCGAGGACGAGCAGGAACAGCTCCGCGCCCCGGCGGCGCCGGTGCACGAAGCCCATCAGGGTCCCGGTCTGACTCATCGCAGCACCCCCGTCACCCTGCGTCGACGTCCTGGCGCGCGGCGTAGTTGTCGACGGTCATCCGCGCCTCGTCCAGGTCGTCGGCCTCGATGCCCTCGCGCACCGTCTCGGCGTCGATGTCGCTGAGGCGGGCGAGCTCCACGTCGGTGACCTCGTAGGCGTGGGACAGCGAGAAACCGGGCAGGTCGGCGTCGATGCCGCGGAAGATCGCGACCCGGCCGTCCTGCTCGGCGACGTAGAACTGCTGCTGGCTCCACGACCAGCCGGCCGCAAGGACGACCCAGGCGATGCCGAGCAGGACCGCGGCGACCAGCAGGCGCCGCAGCCAGGCGTAGCGGCCCGGGTCGCGCGGGGCGTAGCGGGCGGCCTCGGGGTCGATCGGGTCGGCGGCGAACGCACCCTCGGGCACGTCGGCCGGGACCGGTGCGATCTCGCCGGTGTCACCGGAGCGGTGGCCGCGGAACAGCCCGCCCACGGCGCCGCCGAGCGGCATCCGGCGGGGCAGCTCGGCCGCGGCACCCACCAGGAGCGGCACCAGGTCGTCCGGCGGCGGCTCCTCGGAGACGTCGGCGACGATGCAGGTGACGTTGTCGGTGCTGCCGGCCTCGAGGCTGGCGCGGACCAGCTCGACCGCGGCGAAGTCCGGGGTGCCGGTGGAGAGGATGTCGGCCATCCGCTCGGGGCTCAGCGTGCCGCAGGCGCCGTCACTGCACACGAAGACGCGGTCGCCGGGCTCCGCGGGGACCTCGAAGAGGTCGGGCTCCTCGTGGCGGATGCCGTCGAGCGCCTTGAGGATGAGGTTGCGGTGCGGGTGGGTCCGCGACTGCTCCTCGGTGATGCGGCCCTCGTCGATGAGGGACTGCACGAAGGTGTGGTCGTGGGTGAGCTGGCGCAGCTCGCCGCCGCGGTAGAGGTAGGCGCGGCTGTCGCCGATGTGGCCGATGCCGAAGCGGGTGCCGTCGAAGAGCGCGACGGTCGCGGTGGTCGAGGTGCCGTTGAGGTCGGGGTCCTCCTCGACGAGCTCGCCGATCCGGTCGTCCGCGCGGTGCACGGCACCGGCCACCTGGCCGAGGATGTCGTCGTCGGGCTCCTGGTCGAGCTTGCGGAGCGCCTGCACGGCCGTGCTCGAGGCGAGGTCGCCGCGCACCGCACCGCCGACGCCGTCGCAGACCGTCAGCAGCCACGGACCGGCGTAGCCGCTGTCCTGGTTCTCACGGCGTACGCGCCCGACGTCGGAGATCGCGGAGTAGTGGAGGTACATCACTTGCGCAGCTCCAGGATCGTCTTGCCGACCCGCACCTGGACGCCCACGCCGATGGTGGTGGGCTGGGTGATGCGGACCGGGCCGACGTAGGTGCCGTTGGTGGAGCCGAGGTCCTCCACGAACCACTCGTCGCCGCTCGCCGCGACACGGGCGTGGCGGGTGGAGACGTAGTCGTCGTCGAGCTTGATCGCCGCGTCACTGCCGCGTCCGATCAGCAGCGGGGCGTCCGCGAGCTCGGCGCGGGTGCCCGGCCTGTCGCCCTCGACCACCAGCAGGTGGGTGGGAGCGCCCCGCCGCGGCTTCCTCGGCTTGCCGTTGCCCTTGCGACCCGTCGGCGCGGGTGCGCCGCCGCGGGCCGTCTCGGGCACCCGGGCGCCGAACATGTCGGAGCGGATCACCGAGATCGCCGACAGCACGAAGATCCACAGGATGGCCAGGAAGGCCACGCGGATCAGGAAGAGGGTCAGCTCAGACATTCCAGCCCCCGGCCTCGTCGCGCCCGCCGTCGATGCGGACGGTCATCTCGGTGTGCCCGATCTTGATCGTGGAGCCGTCGCGCAGGCGCGCCCGCGCGACCTTCGTGCCGTCGACCAGGATGCCGTTGGTCGACCCCAGGTCTACCGCCTCGACGCCGTCGATGCTCACCTCGAGCTCGAGGTGGCGCCTGCTCACACCGGGGTCGTTGATGCGCAGGTCGGCCTCGGTGCCGCGACCGATGACCAGCCCGGGCGGGCGCAGCGGGTGGCGGGTGCCGTTGACCTCGAGCGTGGCGTGCGAGGAGCGCGTGCGGGTGCGCTGGTCGTTGTCGGTGACGCTCGCCTGCGCCTTGGAGCGGATCCGGAAGCGGCCGGTCGTCAGGTCTTCGGCGGACTCGAAGGCGATGCTGACCGGGCCGGTGAAGACGTAGCCCTGCGCGTCGGCGTGGTCCTGGAGCTGGTCGACGAGGTCCTGCTCGAGCGCGCGGCCGAGGCCGACGATCCGCTCCAGGTCGGCCGCCGAGAGCTCGACGTGGAAGTCGTTGGGCACCAGCCTGCGCTGGCGGCTGAGCACCTGGGCGTTGTTGTCGCACTCGCGCTGGAGCGCCGCGGCGATCTCGACCGGCTGCACGGCGCTGCGGAAGGCGCGGGCGAACACGCCTGAGATGACCGACTCGAGCCGCTGCTCGAACCTCTGGAGCGCATTCACTCCGGGCCTCCTCTCCTCGCGCTGGCGTCACGTCGTTGTGGTGGGCAGGCTTCACACGCCGCCCGATCGGTGTCGCCGAGCGTACCGGCCGCTCACCGGTGTGCACGGGTGCCGCCCCGCCCGAGGGGTGACCCCAGCCGACGGCGTCGCGCGAGGGCACGGCCGATTGGGAGGGCGCCTCAGGCGTGGGGTAGCCTTCCCTCTGCTTCATGCGCGAGTGGCGGAACGGCAGACGCGCTGCGTTCAGGTCGCAGTGTCCGAAAGGGCGTGGGGGTTCAAATCCCCCCTCGCGCACCAACCACGAAGGCCCCGGACCACGGTCCGGGGCCTTCGTCGTCGTCGGGCATCCTCGACGGATGGCCGAGCGCGACGAGTCCCCGACGGAGGACGAGAAGTGGCTCGTCGTCGATGGCCGGCGCTGGCGGCGTACGGACCCGGCGATCCCGGCCGACGAGCTGGCCCGCCTGAAGTCCCACCTCGGCCGGGGCAGGTCCGGCGTGCGGACCGCACGCGACGACGCCGAGCTGGCCGCCACCCGGCACCGGACGCAGCTGGCCAAGACCGGTCTCGGCGAGCGTGGCCCGAAGTGGTGGGAGCAGACCGACGCGGAGCGGCGCGAACGGTGGGAGTCCGCGCTGCGCGAGCTCGACGCCCTCGACGAGTGAGCCGCAGACGCGCGGGCGTTGGTCTGTCCCGAGGGTCATCGGCACGCTCGCGCCCGGGTGCTCGGCCGACCGATGTCCGCGTGTCTCCGCCGGACATACTCGGCGCATGAGCGATGACCCGCGAGCGCCCCAGCCCGGCGCCCAGCACCTCGCCGAGCCGCTGCGCTCGCGCTGGAGCCCGAGCGTGTACGACGCCGCGCACCGGTTGGGCGACGACGAGATCGAGACCCTCCTGCACGCGGCTCAGTGGGCGCCGAGCGCGGGCAACAGCCAGCCCTGGTTGTTCTTCGTGTGCGTGCCGGGCACCGCCAACCACGACCGGCTGGTCGCGACGCTGAGCCGCGGCAACTCCGGGTGGGTCCCGCGGGCCTCGGTCGTCTTCGTCACCGCGGCGCACGTCCGCTCCGGCGCCGAGGCCGATGCGCCAGCATTCAGCGATTACGCGCTCTACGACGTCGGCCAGGCCGCCGCACACCTCACCCTCCAGGCACGCGCGATGGGGCTGCACGCCCACCAGTTCGCCGGCTTCGACCACGACGCCCTGGCCGACGCGCTCGGCGTACCTCCCTCCCACCAGCTCCTCACCGGCATCGCCGTCGGCGTGCCGGGCGACGCAGGCGAGGTCGACGAGCGCACGGCCGCCCGCGACCACCGCGACCGCACGCGCAGACCGCTGGCGGAGTGGGCCTTCACCGGACGCTTCGGCGAGCCCTTCGACGCCCCACCGGTGGCAGGCTCCGGGACATGACCGCACCCGGGCGTCGCGTGGTCGCGTGGGCGGTCCTCGTCGGTGGGCTGGTGGCGGCCGCCACCGGAACCACCGGTTGTGCGGTGGGCTGCGGCGACGAGTCGGCCAGTGACGTGCTGGAGGTCCAGCTGGACGGGTCGACCGTGGGTGACGACCACGAGGTGCGGATCGAGGTGTGCCAGGACGACGTGTGCGAGGAGGTCACCGCCCCCGCGACCCAGTACGTCGTCGACGTCGCGCTCTCCGACCTCGACGTCGACCTCGACGAGCCCGGCGAGCCCGGCGAGCCCGGTGAGCCCGGTGAGCCCGGTGGGGTGGTGGTCGAGGTGGTGGACGGAGCCGGTCGCACGATCGGCACCACCCGCGCCACCCTCGACCTCAGGGCTGTGAGCGACGGTCCGGGCTGCCCGACCACCCGCGAGCAGGAGATCAGCGTCACCGCCTCCTGACGGACCCGGCCGGCCGGTTGGCGACGGTTTGGCAGACTCGTGGCATGACTTCTCTCTCCGACTTCTCGGCGCCTGCCATCGACGGCACGGACACGGACCTCTCGCAGTACGACGGCAAGGTCGTCCTGGTCGTGAACACCGCCTCCCAGTGCGGCTTCACCGGCCAGTACAAGGGCCTCCAGCAGCTCCAGGACACCTACGCCGACCAGGGCCTGGTCGTGCTCGGCTTCCCGTGCGACCAGTTCGGCAACCAGGAGCCCGGGAGCGAGGCGGAGATCTCGGACTTCTGCGAGAAGAACTTCGGCGTGACGTTCCCGCTGTTCTCCAAGGTCGACGTCAACGGCGACGACGCGCACCCGCTCTTCGACTGGCTCAAGGACTCCAAGGGCGGCATGCTCGGCTCGAAGATCAAGTGGAACTTCACCAAGTTCCTCATCGGCCGCGACGGTCAGGTCATCGACCGCTTCGCGCCCACCACGGAGCCCGAGAAGCTCAGCAAGGACATCGAGAAGGCGCTGTGAGGCGTCAGAGCGTGGGGGCGTCGGGGCCCACGCGCTCGGCGAGCCACGCCGCGACCTGGGCCTCGGTCGGCGCCAGCCCGTCGGAGATGACGTGCGGGGCGACGCGGGAGAAGTAGTCGGTGACCATGTTGTCCGACTCCCGCACCAGCATCCCGGCGGCTTCGCCGTCCACGATCCACGAGCCCAGCACGACGCGGTTGCCCTCGAAGCTCGGCAGCTCGGTGTAGCCCTGGTAGACCCAGCCCTCGGCGCCGTAGCCGCCGGGCATCACCACGTCCTCGATCATGTCGTCGAGGTGGATGCGGATGTTGTCGCCCTCGCGCCCGTGCAGCGGCTTGGCGACCCAGCGCTCGAGGTCGCGCGGCCCGTCGAAGTACGCCGGCAGCAGCAGGCGGTGGCGCGGGAAGAGCTCCCACAGCACCGGCAGCAGCGCCTTGGTGCTGAGCAGCACCTTCCACGCCGGCTCGATCCACCGGGTGGGCCGCGCCTCGGCCCGGTCGACGATGAAACGGCCGAACGGCTCGGCGAGCATCTCCTCCCAGGCGTAGAGCTTGAAGGCGTTGCGCAGCGGCTCGTCGTGGACGTCGCGGTACTCGCGCGCGTCGGGGTTCCAGCCGACCTCTGCCACCGGGTGCGCCAGGGCGAGCCAGCCGGCCTGGACGGCGGTGTCCATGAGGTAGTGGCAGGTCATCTCCATCTCGCCGCCGTCGTAGGAGTCCTCATCGCCCAGGTCGTAGAGGAAGTGCATCCGGTCGCCGTCGAAGCGCCCCGAGCGGCGCAGCGTGCGCCAGCCGTCGACGAGGCGGTCGTGGACGGAGTTCCACTGGTCCATCTCCGGCATCACGTCCTCCATCCAGTTCCACTGGACGATGCCGGTCTCCACGAGGCCGGTGGGGGTGTCGCCGTTGATCTCGAGCATCTTGATGGAGCCGTCGGCGCCGTAGGCGAGGTCGAAGCGGGCGTAGAGCGCGGGGTCGCCGGCCTCGATGGAGCGGCGTACGACGTCGAGCGAGCCGGGCGGGAGGCCGAGCCGCTCGTCGGTCATCGTCGTGGCCATGTGGGTGACGGCCTGCAGGCACATCGCCCACAGCTCCTCGGTGGCGGCCTCGAGGGCCTCCACCTCCTCCATGGTGACCTCGTACCAGGCGTCCTCGTTCCAGTAGGGGAGCTCGCTGCCGTCGGGCATCTTCGTCACGGGGAAGACGAGTCCCTGCTCGACGACCTTCTCCCGCCAGCCCTCACGGGCCTTCGAGCGGTGGCGCCACATCAGGCGATGCTGGCGCAGACGATGGCGCCGACCGACAG
This sequence is a window from Nocardioides sp. S5. Protein-coding genes within it:
- a CDS encoding nitroreductase family protein; this translates as MSDDPRAPQPGAQHLAEPLRSRWSPSVYDAAHRLGDDEIETLLHAAQWAPSAGNSQPWLFFVCVPGTANHDRLVATLSRGNSGWVPRASVVFVTAAHVRSGAEADAPAFSDYALYDVGQAAAHLTLQARAMGLHAHQFAGFDHDALADALGVPPSHQLLTGIAVGVPGDAGEVDERTAARDHRDRTRRPLAEWAFTGRFGEPFDAPPVAGSGT
- a CDS encoding serine/threonine protein kinase, whose translation is MTTLSPGGHVDDARRYVLESRIATGGMGEVWSARDTVLDRAVAVKVLKTEYADDALFRTRFETEARHAAALQHPGIASVFDYGESSLDDGSGTPRPYLVMELVEGQPLSALLRPDAPLDPAAAQDLLAQAADALGVAHAAGIVHRDVKPANLLVTPDRRVKVTDFGIARAAEGMALTRTGEVMGTPAYISPEQAEGGTASAASDVYSLGVVAFECLAGRKPFVADSAVATAIAHLRDPVPDLPASVPGDLAAVVRRALSKAPGDRYSDGAELARALREPAGAATVVAPAVVPPAGSSTQVMPAVAPAAPAAAAPVPAPAPARRRTPVPWPLLLGIAAVLAAVLLAVWLGTRDDTDSTSGQTDTPSQTPEPSQTPTGTPTETPTETPTETPTETPTETPTETESPEPATVEVDPAAYVGRDRKDVEKELRDLGLDPTPVELENPGDQPEGIVASVEPSGTLQEGDTVTVSYWAKVPPGQEKQDDGEGDEG
- a CDS encoding protein phosphatase 2C domain-containing protein, whose product is MYLHYSAISDVGRVRRENQDSGYAGPWLLTVCDGVGGAVRGDLASSTAVQALRKLDQEPDDDILGQVAGAVHRADDRIGELVEEDPDLNGTSTTATVALFDGTRFGIGHIGDSRAYLYRGGELRQLTHDHTFVQSLIDEGRITEEQSRTHPHRNLILKALDGIRHEEPDLFEVPAEPGDRVFVCSDGACGTLSPERMADILSTGTPDFAAVELVRASLEAGSTDNVTCIVADVSEEPPPDDLVPLLVGAAAELPRRMPLGGAVGGLFRGHRSGDTGEIAPVPADVPEGAFAADPIDPEAARYAPRDPGRYAWLRRLLVAAVLLGIAWVVLAAGWSWSQQQFYVAEQDGRVAIFRGIDADLPGFSLSHAYEVTDVELARLSDIDAETVREGIEADDLDEARMTVDNYAARQDVDAG
- a CDS encoding DUF3662 and FHA domain-containing protein, coding for MNALQRFEQRLESVISGVFARAFRSAVQPVEIAAALQRECDNNAQVLSRQRRLVPNDFHVELSAADLERIVGLGRALEQDLVDQLQDHADAQGYVFTGPVSIAFESAEDLTTGRFRIRSKAQASVTDNDQRTRTRSSHATLEVNGTRHPLRPPGLVIGRGTEADLRINDPGVSRRHLELEVSIDGVEAVDLGSTNGILVDGTKVARARLRDGSTIKIGHTEMTVRIDGGRDEAGGWNV
- a CDS encoding glutathionylspermidine synthase family protein, yielding MWRHRSKAREGWREKVVEQGLVFPVTKMPDGSELPYWNEDAWYEVTMEEVEALEAATEELWAMCLQAVTHMATTMTDERLGLPPGSLDVVRRSIEAGDPALYARFDLAYGADGSIKMLEINGDTPTGLVETGIVQWNWMEDVMPEMDQWNSVHDRLVDGWRTLRRSGRFDGDRMHFLYDLGDEDSYDGGEMEMTCHYLMDTAVQAGWLALAHPVAEVGWNPDAREYRDVHDEPLRNAFKLYAWEEMLAEPFGRFIVDRAEARPTRWIEPAWKVLLSTKALLPVLWELFPRHRLLLPAYFDGPRDLERWVAKPLHGREGDNIRIHLDDMIEDVVMPGGYGAEGWVYQGYTELPSFEGNRVVLGSWIVDGEAAGMLVRESDNMVTDYFSRVAPHVISDGLAPTEAQVAAWLAERVGPDAPTL
- a CDS encoding glutathione peroxidase; protein product: MTSLSDFSAPAIDGTDTDLSQYDGKVVLVVNTASQCGFTGQYKGLQQLQDTYADQGLVVLGFPCDQFGNQEPGSEAEISDFCEKNFGVTFPLFSKVDVNGDDAHPLFDWLKDSKGGMLGSKIKWNFTKFLIGRDGQVIDRFAPTTEPEKLSKDIEKAL
- a CDS encoding penicillin-binding protein 2, coding for MNKPIRVVAVFCLVLFMALLVNSTYLMYVRADELSEDPRNRRILTATYSRERGAILVGDEAIARSVPSDDKYRFQRTYSEPFKYAHVTGYFAYFSQTGVERSQNAVLSGDDSRLFVTRLVDMLSNSDPKGGNVQLTLDAAAQDAAWNGLEALPGDAQGAVVALEPTTGRVLAMASTPSYDPNVLASHDFGAVSEASERLNEDPREPLVNRAIATTLPPGSTFKLVTAAAAIESGDYDADSMVPGGFRYQLPQSSTTIGNYDGGNCGGRRITMTQALQVSCNVTFLSLANELGTEAMADQAEAFGFNSTSLEDLPGQAKSLYPRDMDAPQTAMSGIGQSSVTATPLQMAMVAAAIANDGDVMRPYVVDEVRAPNLSVLDRTDPETISKAISSSTADELTEMMVATVDSGTASPAQIPGVEVAGKTGTAQSSGDRPPYAWFVSFAPAEDPKVAVAVLVESSDTSPDEIGGGALGGPIAKAVMEAVINR
- a CDS encoding FtsW/RodA/SpoVE family cell cycle protein; its protein translation is MSQTGTLMGFVHRRRRGAELFLLVLALAVGIGAYAAVGLGLEGQVPADIVGYGGWLTALIVAAHVTVRIVAPYADPVLLPLVAALNGFGLAILRRLDITYEALGDPHTFARQQLVWMTLGVVLFIVTLVLMRDHRVLQRFTYTAGLTGIVLLVLPFLPLIGREINGARIWINVAGFSFQPGEVAKVMLVIAFSGYLVLHRDALALAGRRVVFVDLPRGRDLGPIMAMFGISMMILVLQNDLGSSLLFFGLFLAMLYVATERPGWLVVGAALFAAGALAAYTFVGNVQNRFNFWLDPLDYYDDSPGSFQLVEALFGQGWGGLIGRGFGDGFPERVPFAYSDFIVSTIGEELGLTAVMAIVLCYGLIVERALRIALISRDGFGKLMAVGLGAIFALQVFVVIGGVTGLIPLTGLTTPFLSYGGSSLVANWVVIALLLRISDQARRPAPRLDPVDDSAADSEHTQVVKLR
- a CDS encoding FHA domain-containing protein, producing MSELTLFLIRVAFLAILWIFVLSAISVIRSDMFGARVPETARGGAPAPTGRKGNGKPRKPRRGAPTHLLVVEGDRPGTRAELADAPLLIGRGSDAAIKLDDDYVSTRHARVAASGDEWFVEDLGSTNGTYVGPVRITQPTTIGVGVQVRVGKTILELRK